In Kribbella amoyensis, a single window of DNA contains:
- a CDS encoding PRC-barrel domain-containing protein has protein sequence MNAVEPVGLVRLDDTDLVLARSEDDVRGVTVTDSGGEEIGKVSSLFVDAEERRVRLVEVASGGLLGLGKEHRLIPVDAIVDVTEEKVVVGRTRDEIAEAPGYDPDLKEAQPPQYYDELYGYYGMSPFWSAGYRSPNYPFR, from the coding sequence ATGAACGCAGTGGAGCCGGTCGGCCTGGTCCGACTCGACGACACCGACCTGGTGCTGGCCCGGAGCGAGGACGACGTCCGCGGGGTCACCGTGACCGATTCCGGTGGTGAGGAGATCGGCAAGGTGAGTTCGCTGTTCGTCGACGCCGAGGAACGCCGGGTCCGGCTGGTCGAGGTCGCCTCCGGCGGCTTGCTCGGCCTCGGCAAGGAACACCGGCTGATCCCGGTCGACGCGATCGTCGACGTCACCGAGGAGAAGGTGGTGGTCGGCCGCACCCGGGACGAGATCGCCGAGGCGCCCGGCTACGACCCGGACCTGAAGGAGGCCCAGCCGCCGCAGTACTACGACGAGCTGTACGGCTACTACGGCATGTCGCCGTTCTGGTCCGCGGGCTACCGCTCCCCGAACTACCCCTTCCGCT